In Cyclopterus lumpus isolate fCycLum1 chromosome 17, fCycLum1.pri, whole genome shotgun sequence, a genomic segment contains:
- the LOC117746901 gene encoding uncharacterized protein LOC117746901 isoform X1 encodes MPLKDQSNSTVAMKPAVDEMFPEGAGPYVDLDEAGGSTGLLMDLAANEKAVHLDFFNDPRSQDVAHITMHVHTLLLLTSDLTNCQTHRKAAQQTPQQILRIYLMMMTSSDRDFRVDRLYSHHSTYLFLGGKQTNHFLSNYIQLPVIDVLVSGFLKTSLKSRHQLQML; translated from the exons ATGCCACTAAAGGATCAGTCCAACTCGACGGTCGCCATGAAACCAGCAGTGGACGAGATGTTTCCTGAGGGCGCGGGACCGTACGTTGATCTGGACGag GCTGGGGGAAGCACAGGACTGCTGATGGACCTGGCTGCCAATGAAAAGGCAGTTCACTTAGATTTCTTCAATG ATCCCAGGTCCCAGGATGTGGCACATATTACCATGCATGTTCATACACTTCTGCTGCTGACCTCTGATCTCACAAACTGTCAGACCCACAGGAAGGCCGCTCAGCAGACTCCTCAGCAA ATTTTGAGGATCtatttgatgatgatgacatcCAGTGACAGAGACTTCAGAGTTGATAGATTATATTCTCACCACtccacatatttatttttgggtgGAAAGCAAACCAACCATTTTCTGTCTAATTACATACAATTGCCTGTCATAGATGTCCTAGTttcaggctttttaaaaacatcctTAAAAAGTCGTCACCAGCTCCAGATGTTGTGA
- the LOC117746901 gene encoding uncharacterized protein LOC117746901 isoform X3 produces the protein MPLKDQSNSTVAMKPAVDEMFPEGAGPYVDLDEAGGSTGLLMDLAANEKAVHLDFFNDPRSQDVAHITMHVHTLLLLTSDLTNCQTHRKAAQQTPQF, from the exons ATGCCACTAAAGGATCAGTCCAACTCGACGGTCGCCATGAAACCAGCAGTGGACGAGATGTTTCCTGAGGGCGCGGGACCGTACGTTGATCTGGACGag GCTGGGGGAAGCACAGGACTGCTGATGGACCTGGCTGCCAATGAAAAGGCAGTTCACTTAGATTTCTTCAATG ATCCCAGGTCCCAGGATGTGGCACATATTACCATGCATGTTCATACACTTCTGCTGCTGACCTCTGATCTCACAAACTGTCAGACCCACAGGAAGGCCGCTCAGCAGACTCCTCA ATTTTGA
- the apoda.1 gene encoding apolipoprotein Da, duplicate 1: MKLFSVVVLAFILPLIRAQVPHWGPCPEPAVQPAFNLKEFMGRWFEISKLPAQFEKGWCIETNFTLRTDNSIRVVSSEILKGELRKIEGTGVIEDMKNPAKLGISYSYVLPYSPYWIMSTDYVNSALVYSCTDILRIFHVDFAWILGRTRTLPDATVEKAMEIFAKNNIDVSRMIPSRQKDCDQTI; this comes from the exons ATGAAGTTATTTTCTGTTGTGGTTTTGGCCTTCATCCTCCCACTGATCAGGGCTCAGGTTCCCCATTGGGGTCCATGTCCAGAGCCAGCGGTTCAACCGGCCTTCAACCTAAAAGAG TTCATGGGAAGATGGTTTGAAATTTCCAAACTGCCGGCCCAGTTTGAGAAGGGCTGGTGCATTGAAACCAATTTCACTTTGAGGACAGACAACTCCATTCGAGTGGTCAGCTCTGAAATACT aaaaggagAGCTGAGGAAAATCGAAGGGACTGGAGTCATAGAGGATATGAAGAATCCGGCTAAACTGGGAATAAGTTATTCCTACG TCCTGCCCTACTCCCCTTACTGGATCATGTCTACTGACTACGTGAACTCGGCCCTGGTGTATTCCTGCACTGACATCCTGAGGATTTTCCACGTGGACTTCGCCTGGATCCTCGGCCGAACACGAACCCTGCCGGACGCCACCGTCGAGAAAGCCATGGAGATCTTCGCGAAGAACAACATCGACGTGAGCAGGATGATTCCCAGCAGGCAGAAGGACTGCGACCAAACTATCTGA
- the and2 gene encoding actinodin2 — protein MSPRMLTPKFQTCKGFRQFRQPQCSKPPPQEARSREPLDPEVITGGQNYSTFAVLQVNFKEAPSSGTCSTGLAQSLTECACGGLQEGRWCLICKMLPVLGRQSPSTCRVSPRGLLAEFLGAVPVQQHREEEVPAVSDDDNIEVMENLQTLVRNRRNSPVLAVPQFKRLPDFWGWYKYFMQSHNQEGVEDLDRLYMAYLQNKHRSEEGPTFNHYLKHLSEIYKSCADSEDPECISESTSKPKAALVMPATIKSAAVRMCNPYLDPYCLFPLVPHAAAPEPEPAPAKVPAPILTPMLPMPMKSSTGFYYYAPVLEPFLSAGQRSELLRICNPEDVECLQYHLRAAYGYRPATGPAPSYAALKCNPKDPYCMPPLVHKAPTGFYHRLYPSCDPAVDPLCVTNIASPAPLAAAKEAPKEQHCNPLFDGGCNPLTATKLSGLTKPVLEYAPQDEPAPPAAPAACDPRYNPFCILAAAAALRNPTPQIPEHQVRYKLGVRGQTKEVYDCYVHYDKDCTPVKSGFEAKADIRAPAKPFCHPFDPNCGKFSAPTSVEAPRPAKDGIILPDPDCDPEYDYNCRLRRPEPASVADEPAAADEKAADEPAKEDAVPRFDDFLRGVMSQHK, from the exons ATGTCCCCTCGCATGTTGACCCCCAAATTCCAAACAt GTAAAGGTTTCCGACAGTTCAGGCAACCACAGTGCAGCAAGCCCCCCCCTCAAGAAGCTCGATCCAGAGAGCCACTGGATCCAGAGGTGATCACAGGAGGCCAGAACTACAGCACCTTTGCAG TTTTACAGGTTAACTTTAAGGAGGCCCCCAGTAGTGGCACATGCTCCACCGGTCTGGCTCAAAGCCTAACAGAGTGTGCATGTGGGGGTCTGCAGGAGGGGAGGTGGTGTTTAATCTGCAAGATGCTGCCTGTGCTGGGGCGCCAGAGCCCCAGCACCTGCCGTGTTTCACCGAGGGGCTTATTAGCGG AGTTTCTGGGGGCCGTTCCAGTGCAGCAGCACAGGGAGGAGGAAG TGCCTGCAGTATCAGATGATGACAACATCGAGGTCATGGAGAACCTGCAGACGCTGGTTCGCAACAGAAGGAACTCGCCTGTCTTAGCTGTGCCACAGTTCAAACGCCTGCCTGACTTCTGGGGATGGTACAAGTACTTCATGCAAAGCCACAACCAGGAGGGA GTTGAGGATCTGGATCGTCTGTACATGGCCTACCTGCAGAACAAGCACAGGTCAGAGGAGGGCCCAACTTTCAACCACTACCTCAAGCACCTCAGTGAAATCTACAAGTCGTGTGCCGATTCTGAGGATCCAGAGTGCATCTCAGAGTCCACCAGCAAGCCAAAGGCTGCATTGGTGATGCCCGCCACCATCAAATCTGCTGCCGTCAGGATGTGCAACCCTTACCTCGACCCCTACTGCCTCTTCCCCCTCGTCCCCCATGCTGCTGCCCCAGAACCTGAGCCAGCTCCAGCCAAGGTGCCAGCACCCATCCTCACCCCCATGCTGCCCATGCCTATGAAGAGCTCTACTGGCTTCTACTACTACGCCCCTGTCCTGGAGCCTTTCCTGAGCGCAGGTCAGAGGTCTGAGCTGCTGAGGATCTGCAACCCTGAAGATGTGGAGTGTCTGCAGTATCATCTGAGAGCAGCTTATGGCTACCGCCCAGCCACTGGCCCAGCCCCATCCTACGCCGCCCTCAAATGCAACCCCAAGGACCCCTACTGCATGCCCCCCCTGGTCCACAAAGCCCCCACTGGCTTCTACCATCGTCTCTACCCCAGCTGTGACCCAGCAGTCGATCCCCTGTGTGTGACCAACATCGCTTCTCCTGCCCCCCTTGCTGCTGCAAAGGAGGCCCCTAAAGAGCAACACTGCAACCCACTCTTTGACGGTGGCTGCAACCCCCTGACCGCCACCAAGCTGTCTGGCCTCACTAAGCCCGTGCTGGAGTACGCGCCCCAAGATGAGCCCgcacctcctgctgctcctgcggcCTGCGACCCTCGCTACAACCCATTCTGCATACTGGCAGCCGCCGCTGCCCTGCGCAACCCTACTCCTCAGATCCCCGAGCACCAG gTCCGCTACAAGCTGGGTGTCCGCGGCCAGACCAAGGAGGTCTACGACTGCTATGTGCACTATGACAAAGACTGCACCCCGGTGAAGTCTGGTTTTGAGGCCAAGGCCGACATCAGGGCTCCAGCCAAGCCCTTCTGCCATCCGTTCGACCCCAACTGCGGCAAGTTTTCTGCACCTACCAGCGTTGAGGCCCCGAGGCCAGCCAAGGATGGCATAATCCTGCCCGACCCCGACTGCGATCCTGAGTACGACTACAACTGCCGACTGCGTCGCCCCGAGCCCGCCTCTGTCGCCGATGAGCCCGCCGCTGCTGACGAGAAAGCTGCTGATGAGCCCGCCAAGGAGGACGCTGTCCCACGCTTTGATGACTTCCTCAGGGGCGTCATGAGCCAGCACAAGTAG
- the LOC117746901 gene encoding uncharacterized protein LOC117746901 isoform X2, with amino-acid sequence MPLKDQSNSTVAMKPAVDEMFPEGAGPYVDLDEAGGSTGLLMDLAANEKAVHLDFFNDPRSQDVAHITMHVHTLLLLTSDLTNCQTHRKAAQQTPQQVHSQIFLLLSPYTTPTFSTYNAL; translated from the exons ATGCCACTAAAGGATCAGTCCAACTCGACGGTCGCCATGAAACCAGCAGTGGACGAGATGTTTCCTGAGGGCGCGGGACCGTACGTTGATCTGGACGag GCTGGGGGAAGCACAGGACTGCTGATGGACCTGGCTGCCAATGAAAAGGCAGTTCACTTAGATTTCTTCAATG ATCCCAGGTCCCAGGATGTGGCACATATTACCATGCATGTTCATACACTTCTGCTGCTGACCTCTGATCTCACAAACTGTCAGACCCACAGGAAGGCCGCTCAGCAGACTCCTCAGCAAGTGCATTCCCAgatctttttacttttatcaCCCTACACCACTCCAACCTTCTCCACCTATAACGCTTTATGA
- the LOC117746342 gene encoding apolipoprotein D-like: protein MPGGQKGCGGKMNAIQVISLTLLSALAVNAQVIMPGRCPKPAVQENFDTARYLGKWYDIQRLPHAFQKGECCTATYSLKSPGVVGVFNNEVLADGTINSITGSATAKDPLEPAKLQVSFFENAPPAPYWVLSTDYDTYSLVYSCTDLGVMHVDFAWIMSREPSLPEETLEELHSTLSSIGVRVDKLLTTNQDAAYCSALNL from the exons ATGCCGGGTGGGCAGAAAG GTTGTGGAGGAAAGATGAATGCCATCCAGGTGATTTCCCTCACTCTGCTGTCCGCTTTGGCGGTCAACGCTCAGGTCATCATGCCAGGAAGATGCCCCAAGCCGGCCGTTCAGGAGAACTTTGATACTGCCAGG TACCTTGGTAAGTGGTACGATATCCAGAGACTGCCACATGCCTTCCAGAAAGGCGAGTGCTGCACTGCCACCTACAGCCTGAAGAGCCCTGGAGTCGTTGGTGTCTTCAACAACGAGGTGCT tGCTGATGGGACCATTAACTCTATCACTGGCTCTGCCACAGCAAAAGACCCCCTTGAGCCTGCCAAGCTGCAGGTCTCCTTCTTTGAGA ACGCTCCCCCTGCTCCTTACTGGGTGCTGTCCACCGACTACGACACCTACTCTCTGGTCTACAGCTGCACCGACCTCGGCGTGATGCATGTGGACTTTGCCTGGATCATGAGCAGAGAGCCCAGCTTGCCCGAGGAGACCCTCGAGGAGCTGCACAGCACGCTGTCCTCAATTGGAGTCAGAGTGGACAAGCTGCTCACCACCAACCAGGATGCAGCTTACTGTAGCGCCTTGAACCTGTAA
- the apoda.2 gene encoding apolipoprotein Da, duplicate 2 — protein MKAMQVIFLTLLSVLAASAQVLKFAKCPKPAVQANFDASKYLGKWYEIMKLPTSFQKGECSIATYSLKSHGVIGVLNSELLDNGTVNSIVGSAKVKDPSEPAKLEVSFFEGSPPGPYWVLSTDYKGHSLVYGCVDYGLFSIELSWILSREPTLSEETVEELHSILSSIGIDVNKMVPTNQNETYCSAMNQ, from the exons ATGAAGGCCATGCAGGTGATTTTCTTGACTTTGCTGTCTGTTCTGGCAGCCAGCGCTCAGGTGTTGAAGTTCGCCAAATGTCCCAAACCAGCTGTTCAAGCCAACTTTGATGCTTCCAAG TACCTTGGTAAGTGGTATGAGATCATGAAGCTGCCAACATCCTTCCAGAAAGGCGAGTGCAGCATTGCCACCTACAGCCTGAAGAGTCATGGAGTCATCGGGGTCCTCAACAGTGAGCTGCT TGACAATGGAACCGTTAATTCTATCGTCGGCTCTGCCAAGGTCAAGGACCCCTCTGAGCCTGCTAAGCTAGAGGTCTCTTTCTTTGAAG GATCTCCTCCTGGTCCCTACTGGGTGCTGTCCACCGACTACAAGGGTCACTCTCTGGTCTACGGTTGCGTTGACTACGGCCTGTTCAGCATCGAGCTGTCCTGGATCCTGAGCAGAGAGCCCACTCTGTCTGAGGAGACCGTCGAGGAGCTGCACAGCATCCTGTCCTCCATTGGAATCGATGTAAACAAGATGGTGCCCACCAACCAGAATGAGACTTACTGCAGTGCCATGAACCAGTAA
- the LOC117746901 gene encoding COP9 signalosome complex subunit 9 isoform X4: MPLKDQSNSTVAMKPAVDEMFPEGAGPYVDLDEAGGSTGLLMDLAANEKAVHLDFFNDFEDLFDDDDIQ; encoded by the exons ATGCCACTAAAGGATCAGTCCAACTCGACGGTCGCCATGAAACCAGCAGTGGACGAGATGTTTCCTGAGGGCGCGGGACCGTACGTTGATCTGGACGag GCTGGGGGAAGCACAGGACTGCTGATGGACCTGGCTGCCAATGAAAAGGCAGTTCACTTAGATTTCTTCAATG ATTTTGAGGATCtatttgatgatgatgacatcCAGTGA